AAAATTATTATGGCGGATACGGATGAGGAGGCGAATGAACTCGCGTTAAGCGCGTTACATCTTACGCATTTATTGTATCGAGGGCGGTTGCAACCGCTTGCTAGTCCAAAGACGGTAAGCACCTATCCATATACAGCAAATGAATTAACTGAGTTAGAAGCGATGAAGCATTCTATTCTAATCGGATCTGTAAAAACCATTGCCCTCAAAATCAGAGCGCTACAAGAGCGATATCCGATTGAAGAATTGATGGCCGTTTCCCCTATTTATGATATAAATGCCCGTAAACGATCCTATGCTTTATTACAGCAGGCTATTGCTGAAGCCGATACGGGTAAACCATACCGCTAAAAAAACATTCAAATATATGTAAAAAAACAAAATCGAGGAGGAAGTAAGATGACTGTTAAATTATTTCAACCCTATCAATTAAAAGAGGTTACATTGAAAAATCGGATTGTCATGGCCCCTATGTGCATGTATTCTGTAACTGAAAAGGACGGAAAAGCTACTGACTTTCATATTACGCACTATACAACGCGCGCAGTTGGACAGGTAGGTCTTATAATTGTGGAAGCAACTGCTGTTGAAGAACAGGGACGGATTTCGGAATTTGACCTGGGAATATGGAATGATGACCACATAGCCGGATTACATAAAATTGTCGAGCAAGCACATCAGTACGGAGCTAAAATGGGAATTCAATTAGCCCATGCTGGGCGTAAAGCAGAGGTTCCTGGTTCCATCTATGGCCCATCTGCAATTGCATTTGATGAGAGCAGCCGTGTTCCAGAAGAAATGTCAGTTGAAAAAATCAAACAGACAATAGAAGCATTTAAGCAAGGTGCGGTGAGAGCTAAACAAGCGGGCTTTGATGTTCTTGAAATCCATGCGGCTCACGGGTATTTATTACATGAATTTTTATCCCCGCTCTCTAATCAACGAACAGACGAATACGGGGGCTCTCAGGAAAATAGATACCGCATGTTATCCGAAGTGATAGCAGAGGTGAAAAGTGTTTGGGAAGGGCCATTGATGGTACGTGTCTCCGCTACCGATTATACAGAAGGAGGCTTAACGATCGAGGATCACGTACAATTCGCAGTTTGGATGAAAGAGCAGGGCGTGGATCTCATTGACGTTAGCTCTGGTGCACTTGTACGGGCAGCTATTAATGTGTATCCAGGCTATCAAGTAAAGTTATCAGAACAGATCAAAGAAGAAGCGAACATCCCCACTGGTGCTGTAGGGTTAATTACCTCTCCGTTACAGGCTGAGGAGATTTTACAAAATAATCGTGCAGATATAATCATCTTAGGCCGCGAGCTGTTGCGAAATCCATATTGGGCTAGAGGTGCGGCAGATGAATTACAAGTAGAAATTGAGGCACCTAGACAGTATCAAAGGGGCTGGTAAGCTACAATTGTGACCACATCAATTTCTTACAAGATGTAAATAGATTAACCCTTTAGAAGCTAGTAATCCTTTTAGCATATAGGATACTAGCTTTTTTGTGTAAAATCATTCCTAAAAGGCCTATGCTACTTTAGAAATGTATAGAAAACCAGCAATTCGTTTGACCTTATAGATAAAATGTTATAAATTATAGTATATATATGAAATATATTTCTGATAATTTAAATAAAACCAAAATGATTTCATAAAGAGGGGTTACTATGCCAATTCCTAAGAATTACACTTCTTCTATTCGATTAACTGCGAAAGAAAAAGCTTTTCGTCAGCTACAAAGCTGGATTATCGATGGAACCTTAGAGCCAGGGGAGAAGCTATATGATGCTGAAATTGCAGAAGCGATCGGTGTGAGCAGGACTCCTGTGAGGGAAGCCTTTCAGCTACTTGAGGTCCAAGGCTTTATTGAAACATATCGAGGACGGGATACAAGAGTTACTACTGTTTCAAAGGAAGATGTACAGACAATGTATTTACCGCTTGCTTCACTTCAAGCATTAGCGGCCCAATTAGCTGCGACTGCAATTACAGAAGAGCAAATTGCTACATTAAACGAGATCAATGCCAGCTATAAACAGGCAATCTACGATAAAGATGTACCAAAAATTGTAGAAATGGATAGTCAATTTCATACATTTATTTTAGAAATTGTGGACAATCCCTATATCATAAATTTTACATCTGTTCTTCAGCTACATATTCAACGCTTAGAATATATCTTTTTTAAGCAACAGCACATTCCTAAGGAAGAATCTATTGATGAACATGAGAGAATCGTACAAGCCTTTGTCCAGAAAAATGGAAAATTAGCTGCAGAGATTATGGAACAAAATTGGCTGCGTCCTATGAAAGAAGTATATCAGCTGATGTAATGATATAAATAATTTTGAAGATGAACAGATCAGTGAGGAGACCATATGAAAACGGAACAGATTGTCATGTCGAGAAAATTCGGAGTTACCCTCGTACTAACAGGGGCTATGCTGTGGGGAATATCTGGGACTGTTGCTCAATATTTGTTTCAGCAACAAGGCTTCAGTCCTGAGTGGTTAGTCGTTATACGTCTTTTACTGTCGGGTATTATTCTATTAGCAGTTGCCTATAGAAAAGAGAAACAAAATATCTGGGGCATATGGAAAAACACCAAAGAGCGACTCAGCCTTATCTTGTTTGGTATTTTAGGAATGTTGGCTGTTCAATATACTTATTTTGCAGCTATTAAGCATGGAAATGCAGCAACAGCTACTATTCTTCAATATTTGGCCCCTGTGCTAATTACATGCTATGTGGCGATTCGTCTAAAAAGGCTACCCATGTTAAAAGAATTACTAGCTGTCGTTCTAGCTCTCTTAGGAACGTTCTTACTGGTTACACATGGAAGCATCAATAGCCTCTCTATTTCTGGCTTAGCATTATTCTGGGGGCTAGCCTCGGCGGTAGCATTGGCTTTCTATACATTACATCCACACAAGCTTCTTGCTAAATGGGGAGCAGCTATCGTTGTAGGCTGGGCGATGCTAATCGGAGGTATCGGCTTTAGTTTTGTTCATCCCCCTTGGAGGCTGGAGGGACAATGGTCGATGTCTTCCACTTTAGCCGTAATGTTTATTGTACTATTTGGAACACTGATTGCCTTTTACTGTTATTTGGAAAGTCTTAAGTACCTTAGTGCCCCCGAAACTAGTTTATTAGCTTGTGTCGAGCCTGTTTCTGCCGCCGTCCTATCAGTGATTTGGCTACAGATACCCTTTGGTTTAACGGATTGGTTGGGTACCCTGTGTATTCTTATTACCATTGCCATCCTATCCTTGGGCGGGCATAAGGAGACAGCTAAGACCAATTAGCTTCTCCAACTTATCGAAACGAAAAATAAATAAATAGAGCAATACAAGGAAAAGGCCGGTATCCCGATAGGGAATACTGGCTTCGTGTTTTTGTGAATAAGAAAGAAAAGCTGTTCTCTGTAGGGGCAAATTCCTGAATACCTCCATTTTTGACTCCACTAAGCTATAACACTGATGAACAGTTCATCTGATACGGCTATACAGCTAGGCTAATAGAGAAATCTCCACAAATAAAAGGTGGCATAGGCTTCCCAATTTGTCCATGTCGCAGAAAGCTTTACAATTTCTGCTTTCGTGGGCTTTTGTGGGGTGCCCTGAAGATATTTAATCGCATTGTGTAAACCTACATCATCTATTGGAAAAGCGGAGGGCATCCTCAGGCAACGCATTAAAACGTAATTAGCAGTCCATGGTCCAATGCCACGGATTTTGACAAGCATGTTTTCCGCTTTTTTATAATCTCCGCAGTTCCCTAATTGCTCTTTGGTTATTTTACCTTCCACCATAAGCTGAGCTACACCAATTAAATACTCACATTTTTTCCCTGTCATTTGTAATCGCTTCAAGTCTTCTATTGTCAGAGCGGCAATATCATGCGGGGAGGGGAATATCCAATACGTTTCATCATCACATTCAATGCTTCGGCCAAAGGCCTTCACCAGTCGTCTTTTCAGCGTATAAGCGAAGGGCAGATTGATTTGCTGCCCGATAATTCCCCAGCAGATTGCTTCGAACAGATCAGGAATTCCAATGTTTCGGAGACCACTAAAAGTAGTAACTGCTCTTTGTAGCAATGCATCTGATTTAGCCAAGTCGTAAAAAGGGCGCAAGTCTGTATCCAAATCAAACCAATCTCTTACATAACGGGCGACCTCGGCTCGTATCCATTTGCAGGATGGCATTGTAGTTCCTAGAAAACGAATGTGTAGCATGTTATCCTGATCCGAACGTATTTCTACTACAGGTGTTTCCGCTTCAATAGGAATAGCTCTGTAAATTCGGTGGTTTTTACAATAAAATAAGCATTCATTAGGCTCTTTGGACAAATATTTCATATTTTCGTTAAAGCTGAATTCCTTTGGCACGACCAGTGTTAGCTCACTTTGTTTATCCGTCCAAGCGCCTATAGGAAGAGTGGAACAGCATTTTCTACAAGGCCGGTATCCTGCCTGTTCAGCATTCGCCCGCGACTGAAATCGAATCGTGTTTTCTGGATGAAACTTTTCCGTACACCATGGGAAACAATATATCTTCTCTATTTTTTTACCAGTGAAATAAGGAGCATCCCACTTCGGATAACTTGTTGTTTTTTCCATAAAAAATCCTCCATTCCATGCAATACAAGCACACTACTAGTTGTAACATAAAAGGCCTCTATAAAATTTCACTATCTTGCTATTCCAATCATAAAATCGTACATAGGTTCGTTCTGGAGGGTATACTGTGGATGGAGGTGAACCAGATGAGAGATATCCAAAGGCAAGGAGAGAAGAATAATTATCTAACTGATGAAAAGTGGCAAGCAATCATTACTAACGATGCATCGTACAATGATACATTTTTTTATGCGGTGAAAACTACAGGTATCTTTTGCAGACCTTCTTGCAGGTCTAGAGAGCCTAAAAAGGAAAATGTTCGAATATTTTGTAGCGCAGAAGAGGCGCTGTCAGAAAATTTCCGACCTTGTAAGCGATGTAAGCCAACAGGACAACGTTTGCCTGATGTTGAATGGGTGGCACAGATTACGGATTATATCAAAAAGAATTACAGTGAAGAATTAACGCTAGAGCTTTTAGCAGATATATGTCATGGAAGTCCTTATCATATGCATCGAACATTTAAACGCATTAAGGGAATGACCCCAATTGAATATATTCAACAGACGAGAATAAAGAAAGCCATGGATTATCTCATCCAATCTGATATGACGATTACCGACATCGCAATGACTGTGGGGATGCCCAACACACCGTACTTCATCACTTTGTTTAAGAAGATAACAGGACAGACGCCTAAAAAATTTCGTCAATTAAATAAGAATACACAAGCCATGGAGGTGTTGCAAAGTGACAGCAAAAAGTAAACAGATCATTTATTATTCAAGGCTGGTCCATTCGGATTGGAACCTATACATTGCTGCTACAGGGGCGGGACTTTGTTATGTAGGTTCGCAAAATCATCCTTTTGAGGAATTGGAAAATTGGGTAAGGAATCGGTTTCCGAAAGGTGAATTGGTGCAGGATCATGAAAAATTACAAGGCTATGCAGCAGAATTGGTTGCGTATTTTCAAGGCACACGTAAAGACTTCTCTATTGACTTTGATTTATATGGTACGCCATTTCAGCTCGCGGTGTGGAATGCTCTTTGTGAAATACCATATGGGCAAACCCGTTCCTACTCTGATATTGCGCTTCAAATACAAAAACCAAATGCGGTACGTGCTGTTGGAACAGCAATTGGTGCTAATCCCGTTTTAATTACGGTTCCCTGCCATCGGGTGATTGGGAAAAATGGCTCACTAACGGGCTACCGGGGTGGATTGGAAATGAAAACCAAGCTTCTGCGCTTCGAAAATGAAAATAGTTTGGTAGAGGGGAGTAAGCTATATGCCTGATTGCCTCACAGAACGGAGTGCCGCCATAGATTGGAATAAAGTGCAACAGACGATGGATGAGCAGGGCTATGCTACAATTCCAGCATTCTTAACGAAGAAGGAATGTAACGAAATAATAAACACGTATGAAAAAGAAGAGTATTTTCGGAACACGATTGATATGGCTAGATTTCGATTCGGCATCGGGGAGTATAAATATTATCAAGCTCCCCTTCCTACTATGTTGCAACAGCTTCGTGAAGGCTTCTATCCTGAATTGGCTAAAACGGCTAACCGATGGCTGAAGCAGCTTGATGATGGGGCATGTTACCCACCTTTGCTCTCAGAATTTCTCACGGAATGCCATCAGCAGGGACAGACAAGATCAACACCCTTACTCCTTAAATACGAAGCTGGAGGTTATAATTGTCTGCATCAGGATTTGTATGGAGATGTCTACTTTCCATTTCAAGTAGTATTCGCCCTCTCTCAAAAAGAGATAGATTATACAGGCGGTGAGTTTTTGTTGCTGGAACAACGGCCAAGGGCGCAAAGCCGAGGGCATGTGATAACCCTAGAACAAGGATCAGGACTCATTTTTCCTACTAACAATCGGCCTGTACTAGGTTCACGCGGGTATTATAGAACCAAGATAAGGCATGGTGTCAGCACGATTACTTCTGGTACAAGATATACGCTTGGTATTATTTTTCATGATGCAAAGTGATCTACGCCTGACAAATATACACTAAAACAAACGAATATGCAGCAAAGGGGCGACTGAGATGAAGAGTGAGTTTTTTTATAAATATCCCAAAACACTGCTAAATAAAGGGACAGGCTTTCTTTCCGATTACACTCATTCGTTGAATCCTTATACGGGTTGTTCCTTTGGATGTTCCTATTGCTATGTACGACAAATGCCTGTATCGATTTTTCGTAGGGAGGAGTGGGGAACCTGGGTGGACATCAAACGGGACGCGGCAAATGTATTACGTAAGGAGCTCAGAAGGGAAAAAAGCAAAGGAAAGGTAACAATATTCATGTCATCAAGCACAGATCCGTACCAACCAATTGAACATAAAGAAAAGGTGACAAGATCTCTTTTGGAGGTCATGCTGGAGAACCCTCCTGATTTTTTATTTATCCAGACCCGTAGTCCTCTTGTTAGTCGAGACATTGATTTATTATTACGCTTGGAGAAGAAGGTTCGAGTAAGCATGACCATAGAGACGGATCGAGAGGATATCCGTAAGCATTTTACACCTCATGCACCCCCTATTCCTGCCAGATTAGAGGCACTTCAGCGTTTAGCAGATGCAGGTGTACCCACCCAGGCAACCATCGCTCCACTATTGCCCAGCAGTGAAGAATTCCCTGATAAGCTACGAACGCTAGTTGATCGCATCTGTATAGATGATTATTTTATGGGGGACGGTAGTGGAGGAAGACGAACTAGGAATCTGGGGATCGACTCATTCTATCATAAGCTAAATGCAGTCGAATGGTATCATCCCTCTGCCTATCAATTGGTGTATGAGCGATTTACACGTGTTTTTCCCACTGATCAGGTATTTGTAAGTCAGAAGGGATTTGCTCCTTACTGAAAAATCCAAACGATTAGTAGCATGTAGCGTCCTGTAAGGGAGGCTATTTTTTTGTGTAAAAATGAATAATCAATTGGAGTGCGGCTCGAAACTTTCTTAAATAGTTTTCTAAATTGAGTTGTAGCAGGTGTAGTTTCCATTAAAAGTAAGTTGCCTTTCATCCAATTTGAAAACGATAGGATTGTCATCGTGTCTTAAAGAATATGAGAGCAATTTTTTATTAACATAGGTAGCAAGAAATCAAAAATAAAATATAGTTTATTTTTCGAATTTTCAATAAACATTTTATGCAAAACAATCATTTGGTTAACAATATTCTATATTTCGACACAATTTAGATAAAAAAAGGCATTAGGGAATATTTCCAATTTTGGATTTTTAGCCGATACTATTGTATGGAAATAAAATTCCAATTTAAAAAAGGAGTCGATTAAAAAAATGAATTACAAGTGGCTAAGTATGATGACGGCAAGTGCAGTTTTACTCTCCAATGGTGCATTATGGCTACCTACACCTGCCAATGCAGCAACAAACACAGTAAACAAATCCGTATTTTCACTAAGTAAGCAGCCTCCTTTACCTCAGTTCAAAACAGGTGCAGGGGTACTCGGAGCTGAGGTGACTCCACTGGGAGAAGAGGAGCTCCGTACTGAAACTTTTTCCCAGCTAGAGAAAAAAAGCAAGCGAGCTAAGCGACAAGCCCTTCAAGCAACTCATGCTGAACAACAAACGTACAGTATGTCGGACTTAAATCGACTTAGCTATGACGAGCTAGTAGAAGTTCTACGTAAGATAGAATGGAAGAATATCCCTGATTTATTCAAATTTAATTCAGATTCAGTTGAATTCTATTCAGACCGCGATCGGGTCCAGGCCGTTATCAATGCCCTTCAGGACAGTGGAAGATCCTTTACTGATCAGGATGCACGCGGAATTTCGACATTGGTAGAGGTTTTGCGTTCAGGTTATTATCTGGGCTACTACCATAAAGAGTTAAAATACCTTGATCAGTCAGATTATAAGGAAAAGGTACTACCTGCTGTTAAAACCATCACGGCAAACAAGTATTTTGCATGGGGAAATAATACACAACAGGAAGTTATCGGTGCTACGGGGAAACTTATCTCAAACACTACGGTAGATGTTGAGATCATAACGAAGATGACTGGACTAGTATCAGACTTTATTGATCATTTTGATGAATATGGAAAAGATCGAGAGATGAGCAGTTCCTTTTATTCTGTAATTCAAGGGATTGGATACGTACTCATGTGGCAAGTGCGTGAACCAGAGGATCAAAAAGCGTTCAATGGTAGTATTGATAATTACTTGGAACAAATGTTCCGCATCGCCCACAAGGATCGGGCATCTAGTGATCTTTCGTGGCTAGTTAGCAACGGTTTGTATTACACCGGTTCTTTAGGGCATTACCACAATACCCCGGAGAAAGGTAATAAAATTTTGACGGAAGCAATGCATTTGTATCCAAAGTATAGCGAATTGTATTTTGTGGCAGCAGAGCAGATTACTTATCACTATAATGAAAAGAATTACTATGGTAACCAAATTGATCTGAAGCAATTAAAAGAAGAAGGAAAAAAGAAATATTTGCCAAACCGCTATGAATTTGATGGAGGAAAATTTATCTTCCGTACAGGGGATCAGCTAACGGAGGAACAGCTACAGCGACTTTATTGGGCTGCGAAAGAAGTAAAAGCTCAATTTCACCGTGTCGTAGGTAATGACCAGGAGCTAGAAAAGGGTAATCCTGATGATGTGCTAACTGTGGTCATCTACAATAGCCCTGATGAATACAGAATGAACAAATCTTTATACGGTTATGAAACGGAAAATGGTGGAATTTACATTGAAGGGGATGGGACATTCTTTACCTATGACAGAACCCCAGAGCAAAGCATTTATTCACTGGAGGAATTGTTCCGTCATGAGTTTACCCATTACTTACAAGGTCGATATGTGGTTCCAGGATTGTTCGGTCGAGGAGAGATGTATCAAAATGGACGCTTGCCTTGGTTTGAAGAAGGTGGGGCAGAATTTTTTGCCGGCGCTACTAGAACAGATGGCATTCATCCACGCAAATCTGTTGTAGGTAACATAAGATATGATGATCGATCTAGCCGTATGTCTGTGTCAGATACTCTGCATGCTCAATATGGTTCCTGGAATTTTTATAATTATGGATTTGCCATGCAGTATCATTTGTTCCAAAACGATTTTTCAATGATGGACCGCATTCATAATGCGATTATGAAAAACGACGTGGCCCAATTTGATCGATATATTGAGCAGTTGAGTAGGGACAAGTGGGTAAATGACGCATATCAACAGACGATTGATGAGCTGGTGCAAAATTATGAAGATTGGGATGTGCCACTGGTATCGGATGATTATCTAAAGGATGTGGAGCCAAAGCAGAAGGAAGAAATTTATGCGGAAATTTCTGAAGTTACAGGCTTGCGTGACATAGAGACCGCAGAGCACGAATCAGAATTTTTCAATACCTTCACCTTACACGGAACCTATATTGGCGACAGATCAGCAGGAGAAGAGCAAGACTGGAAAAAAATGAATCAAGTAACAGATGACTTCTTGAAAGAATTAAGTAAAAAGTCTTGGAATGGTTATCGAACCGCAACCGCTTACTTTGTGAATTATAAGATAACGAAGGATGGAAGATTCTCCTATGATGTAGTGTTCCACGGCAAATTGCCAAAAGGTAGTTATAGCGGGAACCTAGCCCCTGTAGTAGAAATAAATGGTCCGTATACAGGAGTTGTAGCTGAGTCGGTTTCGTTTAGTAGCAAAGGAACACGCGATAAAGACGGAAAGATTATGTCTTACCAATGGGATTTTGGCGATGGTCAGACAAGCCAAGAAGAGAATCCAACACACGTGTATGCTGAAGCGGGAACCTACGAGATAAGCTTGCAGGTAACCGATGATGCTAAACAAAAAGTGACCAAAAAGACAACAGTAACCATTAGTGAAAAAGCGAATAAACCGTCAGATAACTCTAATGATTCTTTCGAAAATGCCAGCAAGCTAGAAGCATTTGGTAAACAAATAAAGGCTGAGCTGAACCAAAAGAAAGAAGAGGATGTATTCTATTTTGATGTGAAAAAAACTGATAACATTGAAGTTTCAGTAGAAGTAAAGAATGGACAAGGAGTGGCGTGGCAATTATTCCACGAGGATGATCTGAAAAATTATATTGCCTATCCAAATCAAGGCGAAGGCGATCAGTTAATGGCGACTCTTGAAGCAAAACCAGGACGATATTATCTTTATGTGTATTCAATAACAGAGGAGCCCGTTTCCTACAAGTATCAAGTAAGTCTGGCTGGTGGTTCGAAGGATTTTGCAGAAAGTGAGCCTAACAATCGATTCGAAGATGCGAATGGTCCATTGCCGCTAGGTGAACCTGTTAAAGGAATACTAGATGAGGGCGACAATGCAGATGTATACCGTTTTGAACTGAAAAAAGAAAGTGATTTAGAAATTATTCTGAAGCATACGAAAAAAGAGGGAATTAACTGGTTGCTCTACCATGAGGATGATTTGAAGAACCCCGTTTCGTATCCAGTAGAGCTTGACAAGGGAAGAATGAGCGCTACTTATACAGCCGAACCTGGTCTATACTATCTATTTGTCTATAAATATGAAGATGAGGTAATCCCATATACCGTATCGGTAAATAAGTAGGATTATAAAGCAGTAAGAAGCAATTATATTTATAATTATGCACCCCTTACAGTAAGCATTGATATCCTTTCTATGGATATCGAACAGTGTGGCTGTAAGGGGTTTTCATGTTTATCTAGCAGTGAGGAGACTTTACATCATGAAATTCGATCCATATAATTGAGTGTGTCAACTATTAACTAACTCAAGTGTGGTGATCACATGAACAGCAAACGGGATTGGATTGAAATTCGGGGAGCCAGACAAAATAATTTAAAGAATATTAGCGTCAAATTTCCAAGAAATAAGTTATCAGTGGTAACAGGTGTATCTGGATCAGGTAAATCTACCTTACTGTTTGATATTTTGTGTCAGGAGGGAGAGCGAAAGTTTATTGGTGCAACTGGTAGAGTACCGGATCATGTACAGAGACCTGATTATGACGAAATTTATGGATTATCTCCCATTATTAGTGTGAGTCAGCAGCAATTTAATAAAAATCCCCGGTCAACGGTCGGAACCTACAGTGAAATTTATACATACCTCCGGCTTCTGTATACGGCAATAGGAGAGAGGGCATGTCCGCATTGTGCCAAAACAATAGAATATTCAATTTTGCGCTCGTCTCCCGTTCATACAATTAAAAACGGTCATGAGGTCTTGGAGGTGTATGCTTGTCCTTTTTGTCGTAGGCCTGTAGAAAATATTACAATGGCCCACTTTTCTTTTAACACCGTAGCAGGGGCTTGTTCAAAATGCTTCGGCTTAGGGAAAATCGTCGAACCAAATTTTGAAACGATTCTTGATGCTTCTCTTTCTATTAAAGAAGGCGGGATTAAGGTTTGGAAGAAAGGCTTTGTTTGGCATTTCGGTCCTTTGCTTGTCCGGGCGGCCAATTACTATGGGATTCCTTTTCGAGAGGAGGATTTACATACTCCGATCGGTGAGCTTGATGAGATCATGAAAACATTGCTTTTCTATGGTACGGAGGATGAGCGAATCAGAGTCTTGAAACCAGATAAACCAGCACCTAAAGATATGAAAGAAGGAAAATATGAGGGTGCTGTTAATAGTCTGATGAGGCGTTATTTTGAAGAATCACAGCAAGATGAAAGCGTTGAAAGAGAAGAGTACATGCCGTTCCTACAACATGTAGTCTGCCCCGAATGCCAAGGGACTCGATTGAAGAAGGCTAGCCTAGAAGTA
The nucleotide sequence above comes from Brevibacillus laterosporus LMG 15441. Encoded proteins:
- a CDS encoding GntR family transcriptional regulator, whose product is MPIPKNYTSSIRLTAKEKAFRQLQSWIIDGTLEPGEKLYDAEIAEAIGVSRTPVREAFQLLEVQGFIETYRGRDTRVTTVSKEDVQTMYLPLASLQALAAQLAATAITEEQIATLNEINASYKQAIYDKDVPKIVEMDSQFHTFILEIVDNPYIINFTSVLQLHIQRLEYIFFKQQHIPKEESIDEHERIVQAFVQKNGKLAAEIMEQNWLRPMKEVYQLM
- a CDS encoding methylated-DNA--[protein]-cysteine S-methyltransferase; this translates as MTAKSKQIIYYSRLVHSDWNLYIAATGAGLCYVGSQNHPFEELENWVRNRFPKGELVQDHEKLQGYAAELVAYFQGTRKDFSIDFDLYGTPFQLAVWNALCEIPYGQTRSYSDIALQIQKPNAVRAVGTAIGANPVLITVPCHRVIGKNGSLTGYRGGLEMKTKLLRFENENSLVEGSKLYA
- a CDS encoding bifunctional transcriptional activator/DNA repair enzyme AdaA → MRDIQRQGEKNNYLTDEKWQAIITNDASYNDTFFYAVKTTGIFCRPSCRSREPKKENVRIFCSAEEALSENFRPCKRCKPTGQRLPDVEWVAQITDYIKKNYSEELTLELLADICHGSPYHMHRTFKRIKGMTPIEYIQQTRIKKAMDYLIQSDMTITDIAMTVGMPNTPYFITLFKKITGQTPKKFRQLNKNTQAMEVLQSDSKK
- a CDS encoding Ada metal-binding domain-containing protein, with translation MEKTTSYPKWDAPYFTGKKIEKIYCFPWCTEKFHPENTIRFQSRANAEQAGYRPCRKCCSTLPIGAWTDKQSELTLVVPKEFSFNENMKYLSKEPNECLFYCKNHRIYRAIPIEAETPVVEIRSDQDNMLHIRFLGTTMPSCKWIRAEVARYVRDWFDLDTDLRPFYDLAKSDALLQRAVTTFSGLRNIGIPDLFEAICWGIIGQQINLPFAYTLKRRLVKAFGRSIECDDETYWIFPSPHDIAALTIEDLKRLQMTGKKCEYLIGVAQLMVEGKITKEQLGNCGDYKKAENMLVKIRGIGPWTANYVLMRCLRMPSAFPIDDVGLHNAIKYLQGTPQKPTKAEIVKLSATWTNWEAYATFYLWRFLY
- a CDS encoding SPL family radical SAM protein, which codes for MKSEFFYKYPKTLLNKGTGFLSDYTHSLNPYTGCSFGCSYCYVRQMPVSIFRREEWGTWVDIKRDAANVLRKELRREKSKGKVTIFMSSSTDPYQPIEHKEKVTRSLLEVMLENPPDFLFIQTRSPLVSRDIDLLLRLEKKVRVSMTIETDREDIRKHFTPHAPPIPARLEALQRLADAGVPTQATIAPLLPSSEEFPDKLRTLVDRICIDDYFMGDGSGGRRTRNLGIDSFYHKLNAVEWYHPSAYQLVYERFTRVFPTDQVFVSQKGFAPY
- a CDS encoding 2OG-Fe(II) oxygenase, with the translated sequence MPDCLTERSAAIDWNKVQQTMDEQGYATIPAFLTKKECNEIINTYEKEEYFRNTIDMARFRFGIGEYKYYQAPLPTMLQQLREGFYPELAKTANRWLKQLDDGACYPPLLSEFLTECHQQGQTRSTPLLLKYEAGGYNCLHQDLYGDVYFPFQVVFALSQKEIDYTGGEFLLLEQRPRAQSRGHVITLEQGSGLIFPTNNRPVLGSRGYYRTKIRHGVSTITSGTRYTLGIIFHDAK
- the namA gene encoding NADPH dehydrogenase NamA; translated protein: MTVKLFQPYQLKEVTLKNRIVMAPMCMYSVTEKDGKATDFHITHYTTRAVGQVGLIIVEATAVEEQGRISEFDLGIWNDDHIAGLHKIVEQAHQYGAKMGIQLAHAGRKAEVPGSIYGPSAIAFDESSRVPEEMSVEKIKQTIEAFKQGAVRAKQAGFDVLEIHAAHGYLLHEFLSPLSNQRTDEYGGSQENRYRMLSEVIAEVKSVWEGPLMVRVSATDYTEGGLTIEDHVQFAVWMKEQGVDLIDVSSGALVRAAINVYPGYQVKLSEQIKEEANIPTGAVGLITSPLQAEEILQNNRADIIILGRELLRNPYWARGAADELQVEIEAPRQYQRGW
- a CDS encoding DMT family transporter, whose product is MKTEQIVMSRKFGVTLVLTGAMLWGISGTVAQYLFQQQGFSPEWLVVIRLLLSGIILLAVAYRKEKQNIWGIWKNTKERLSLILFGILGMLAVQYTYFAAIKHGNAATATILQYLAPVLITCYVAIRLKRLPMLKELLAVVLALLGTFLLVTHGSINSLSISGLALFWGLASAVALAFYTLHPHKLLAKWGAAIVVGWAMLIGGIGFSFVHPPWRLEGQWSMSSTLAVMFIVLFGTLIAFYCYLESLKYLSAPETSLLACVEPVSAAVLSVIWLQIPFGLTDWLGTLCILITIAILSLGGHKETAKTN